A section of the Stenotrophomonas sp. 364 genome encodes:
- a CDS encoding DsbA family protein produces MALRWYFDFVSPFAYLHWQQLKALPQFERITPVPVALGAVLHHLGNLGPAEIPAKRRFTYRQVLWQAQQQGVPLRFPPGHPFNPLAALRLCLAADATPASVDILFNWIWRDGHAADSAAALALPGAMLDVAHVAEAISAPDVKEQLRRNTDAAIAAGVFGVPTLSIDGELYWGNEAHALMQAVLADPGTVRGGEWDRVDTLPVAVQRSR; encoded by the coding sequence ATGGCGCTGCGCTGGTATTTCGATTTCGTCTCGCCCTTCGCCTACCTGCACTGGCAGCAGCTCAAGGCCCTGCCGCAGTTCGAGCGGATCACCCCGGTGCCGGTCGCGCTGGGCGCGGTGCTGCACCACCTGGGCAACCTGGGCCCGGCCGAGATTCCGGCCAAACGCCGCTTCACCTACCGCCAGGTGCTGTGGCAGGCGCAGCAGCAGGGCGTGCCGCTGCGCTTCCCGCCCGGGCACCCGTTCAACCCGCTGGCCGCGCTGCGGCTGTGCCTGGCCGCCGATGCCACCCCGGCATCGGTAGACATCCTGTTCAACTGGATCTGGCGCGACGGCCACGCCGCCGACAGTGCCGCCGCCCTGGCCCTGCCTGGCGCCATGCTGGACGTGGCCCATGTGGCCGAGGCGATCAGCGCGCCCGACGTCAAAGAGCAGCTGCGGCGCAATACCGATGCGGCCATCGCCGCCGGGGTGTTCGGGGTCCCTACCCTGTCCATCGACGGCGAGCTGTACTGGGGCAACGAGGCACACGCACTGATGCAGGCGGTCCTGGCCGATCCCGGCACGGTCCGTGGCGGGGAATGGGACCGGGTGGATACCCTGCCGGTAGCCGTCCAGCGCAGCCGCTGA